A part of Azospirillaceae bacterium genomic DNA contains:
- a CDS encoding DUF1467 family protein yields MHWVTITAIYFTVWWTVLFAVLPWGVHQQTAPEPGTEPGAPAKPLLLKKFVATSLISAVITAAIWGIGESGWLSFREMAREGAPFR; encoded by the coding sequence GTGCACTGGGTGACGATCACCGCGATCTATTTCACCGTCTGGTGGACGGTCCTGTTCGCCGTATTGCCCTGGGGCGTGCACCAGCAGACCGCGCCCGAGCCGGGGACCGAACCCGGGGCACCCGCCAAGCCCCTGCTGCTGAAAAAATTCGTCGCGACCTCGCTGATTTCGGCCGTCATTACGGCGGCGATCTGGGGGATCGGCGAGTCCGGTTGGCTGTCCTTCCGCGAGATGGCGCGCGAGGGCGCGCCGTTCCGGTAG
- the mce gene encoding methylmalonyl-CoA epimerase, with the protein MIGRLNHVAIVVPDLAQASALYRGALGATVSEPVDLPEHGVTVVFVELPNTKIELLHPLGEGSPIAKFLQANPSGGMHHLCYEVEDILAARDKLKAAGARVLGDGEPKIGAHGKPVLFLHPKDFCGTLVELEQV; encoded by the coding sequence ATGATCGGCAGGCTGAACCATGTGGCGATCGTGGTGCCGGATCTGGCGCAGGCGTCCGCCCTTTACCGGGGCGCCTTGGGTGCCACGGTCTCCGAGCCGGTGGATTTGCCGGAGCACGGGGTGACGGTGGTGTTCGTCGAACTGCCGAACACCAAGATCGAGCTGCTCCACCCGCTGGGCGAGGGGTCGCCCATCGCCAAGTTCCTGCAGGCGAACCCGTCGGGCGGCATGCACCACCTCTGCTACGAGGTGGAGGACATCCTTGCGGCGCGGGACAAATTGAAGGCGGCCGGTGCGCGGGTGCTGGGCGATGGCGAACCGAAGATCGGCGCCCATGGGAAGCCGGTCCTCTTTCTCCATCCCAAGGACTTCTGCGGCACCCTGGTCGAATTGGAACAGGTGTGA
- a CDS encoding UbiX family flavin prenyltransferase — MSGRRRLIVGISGASGIIYGVRLLELLRAQDVETHLVMSRAAQVTLAHETDLKVANVEALADVVHPNHDIGAAIASGSFRTLGMVVAPCSVKTMSEIATGVTSGLMSRAADVVLKERRRLVLMVRETPLHAGHLRTMAALSDMGAVVMPPVPAFYARPQTIQDMVDHTVGRALDLFDIDTKTVHRWREPRDEV, encoded by the coding sequence ATGTCGGGCAGGCGGCGGCTGATCGTCGGGATCAGCGGGGCATCGGGAATCATCTACGGGGTGCGCCTGCTCGAACTCCTGCGCGCGCAGGACGTCGAAACGCATCTTGTGATGAGCCGCGCCGCCCAGGTGACTTTGGCCCACGAGACCGATCTGAAGGTCGCCAACGTGGAGGCGCTGGCCGATGTCGTCCATCCCAACCACGACATCGGGGCCGCCATCGCCAGCGGGTCGTTCCGCACGCTCGGCATGGTGGTGGCGCCCTGCTCCGTCAAAACCATGTCCGAGATCGCCACGGGCGTCACATCCGGCCTGATGAGCCGGGCCGCGGACGTCGTGCTGAAGGAGCGGCGGCGGCTGGTGCTGATGGTGCGCGAAACGCCTTTGCATGCGGGGCATCTGCGGACCATGGCCGCCCTCAGCGACATGGGCGCGGTGGTGATGCCCCCGGTCCCGGCCTTCTATGCCAGGCCGCAGACCATCCAGGACATGGTGGACCATACCGTCGGCCGCGCCCTGGACCTCTTCGACATCGATACGAAGACGGTTCACCGCTGGCGCGAGCCGCGGGACGAGGTTTAA
- a CDS encoding BON domain-containing protein, producing the protein MPDDISRLRDRMRGYRDDDRNYGRERDYGRDEFFGRESRDYERSTFGRQDEMGGNYGRDVGGRQYRGDYGGGYGNDQARDYYGGSRDPGGMGGRQDYGGRQDFGGRQDYGGRQDYGRQGYGTDYGRDDRTRDYGMREERGPARRYGLEDIPYRGGGDYGRSTAYGGGHGSGSGERQQSGGERGFFERAGDEIASWFGGGGAEQRREADAYRGDPGSQHHRGRGPKGYRRSDDRITEDIHDRLTDDAYVDASEVQVRVENGEVTLDGMVDSRIAKRRAEDIAEAVSGVTHVQNNLRVRQQGMTTGTMGNVASTSSTGSGGTFGTSGLGGTGSTGTSGTDRTSGSTTAGNTTVGGKTST; encoded by the coding sequence ATGCCGGACGATATCAGCCGTCTGAGGGACCGCATGCGCGGCTACCGGGACGATGATCGGAACTATGGACGCGAGCGCGACTATGGTCGCGACGAGTTCTTCGGCCGTGAGAGCCGCGACTACGAGCGCAGCACCTTCGGCCGGCAGGATGAGATGGGCGGCAATTACGGCCGTGATGTCGGCGGACGCCAGTACCGGGGTGATTACGGCGGCGGATACGGCAACGACCAAGCCCGCGACTATTACGGCGGCTCGCGCGATCCCGGTGGGATGGGGGGGCGCCAGGACTACGGGGGGCGGCAGGACTTCGGTGGCCGCCAGGACTATGGTGGTCGGCAGGACTACGGCCGCCAGGGTTACGGGACGGACTATGGCCGCGATGACCGGACCCGCGACTACGGGATGCGCGAGGAGCGCGGCCCGGCTCGCCGGTATGGTCTGGAGGACATCCCGTACCGCGGGGGTGGCGACTACGGCCGGTCCACCGCCTATGGCGGCGGTCACGGCTCCGGTTCCGGCGAACGCCAGCAATCCGGCGGCGAACGCGGGTTCTTCGAGCGTGCGGGCGACGAGATCGCGTCCTGGTTCGGCGGTGGTGGCGCCGAGCAGCGCCGCGAGGCGGATGCCTATCGCGGCGATCCGGGCAGCCAGCACCACCGCGGCCGTGGCCCCAAGGGGTATCGCCGGTCCGATGACCGCATCACGGAGGACATCCATGACCGGCTGACCGACGACGCCTATGTGGACGCGTCAGAGGTGCAGGTCCGTGTCGAAAACGGCGAGGTCACACTGGACGGTATGGTGGATAGCCGCATCGCGAAGCGGCGGGCCGAGGACATCGCCGAGGCGGTGTCGGGCGTCACCCACGTGCAGAACAACCTCCGGGTCCGCCAGCAGGGCATGACCACCGGCACGATGGGGAACGTCGCCTCCACCAGTTCGACGGGGTCCGGCGGCACGTTCGGGACCTCCGGGCTGGGCGGGACCGGATCGACCGGTACCAGCGGTACCGACCGGACGAGCGGCTCCACCACCGCCGGCAACACGACCGTCGGCGGGAAAACCTCGACCTGA
- a CDS encoding tripartite tricarboxylate transporter TctB family protein, translating into MLRLRNPVDAAAGLLFVAMALAGLYLGQDLRPGTSMRMGPGYLPRLLCWILLGFGALLLLRAFLTDGGHLPRWHPRPLILVLLSVLVFGLAIGPLGLVATSILVTAVAALASPESRPSEVAVLCLGLAAFSVGLFIEGLGLPMPTWPQALVR; encoded by the coding sequence ATGTTGAGGCTTCGAAATCCCGTCGACGCGGCGGCGGGCCTGTTGTTCGTCGCAATGGCCTTGGCCGGCCTCTACCTGGGCCAGGACCTGCGGCCGGGCACATCCATGCGGATGGGGCCGGGATATCTCCCCCGCCTGCTGTGTTGGATCCTCCTCGGCTTCGGCGCCCTTCTGCTGTTGCGGGCGTTTCTGACCGATGGCGGCCACCTGCCCCGCTGGCACCCGCGCCCGCTGATCCTCGTTCTGCTTTCGGTGCTGGTGTTCGGCCTTGCCATCGGGCCATTGGGCCTGGTCGCGACAAGCATCCTGGTGACCGCGGTGGCGGCCCTGGCCAGCCCGGAATCCCGACCGTCCGAGGTCGCGGTGCTGTGTCTGGGGCTCGCCGCCTTTTCGGTCGGCCTGTTCATCGAGGGCCTGGGCCTGCCCATGCCGACGTGGCCGCAGGCCCTGGTGCGCTGA
- a CDS encoding sialidase family protein has protein sequence MAGLRKLKDLVVHHDPRFYCAFPAVVDLPGGGALVHFRRARDTYHVIGSIGAGRSDLRRSSHVDSRSEIAALTLGPDLIPQGPPMGLPVDPEAGDQDANLVRLRSGRLLSAGFRWYPLSPFLAREAAATWGASVYGHPDKDGSLFLFWGSYARHSDDGGTTWSPRVDLPAIPGMPPIVPTHRPFLGGATRGRMAELGDGTILLPTYAHLPGQGQPGALALASRDGGESWQFLSHIALSGTDGPGYTETALHAAGQRVIAFMRTMDEADRIATAISTDGGRTWGHPRLTEVIGHPCDIVPLQDGRAVLVYGYRHAPYGIRARLLEDPFADPATAPEFVVRDDGPGPDLGYPWGCQLADGRVLLVYYFADADGARHIAGSILGVG, from the coding sequence ATGGCCGGGCTCCGCAAGCTCAAGGACCTTGTCGTCCACCACGACCCCCGCTTCTACTGCGCCTTTCCGGCCGTGGTGGATCTTCCCGGTGGTGGTGCCCTCGTCCATTTCCGCAGGGCCCGCGACACCTACCATGTGATTGGCTCCATCGGAGCCGGCCGCTCCGACCTGCGCCGTTCCAGCCACGTCGACAGCCGGTCCGAGATTGCGGCCCTTACCCTGGGCCCGGACCTGATCCCACAGGGTCCACCGATGGGTCTGCCGGTCGATCCCGAGGCGGGGGATCAGGATGCGAATCTGGTGCGTCTCCGCAGTGGCCGGCTGCTGTCGGCGGGGTTCCGCTGGTACCCGCTATCCCCTTTTCTGGCGCGGGAGGCGGCGGCCACTTGGGGCGCATCGGTCTACGGTCATCCGGACAAGGACGGCAGCCTGTTCCTGTTCTGGGGCAGCTACGCCCGCCACAGCGACGACGGCGGAACCACGTGGAGCCCACGGGTCGACCTGCCAGCAATCCCGGGTATGCCGCCCATCGTGCCGACCCACCGCCCCTTCCTTGGCGGCGCCACCCGAGGCCGGATGGCCGAGTTGGGCGACGGAACCATCCTGCTGCCCACCTACGCGCACCTGCCCGGCCAGGGTCAGCCGGGAGCGTTGGCACTGGCCTCCAGGGACGGCGGGGAAAGCTGGCAATTCCTGTCGCATATTGCGCTGTCCGGGACCGATGGGCCGGGATACACCGAAACCGCGCTGCACGCCGCGGGCCAGCGGGTTATCGCCTTCATGCGTACCATGGACGAGGCGGACCGGATCGCGACGGCAATCTCCACCGATGGCGGACGCACCTGGGGCCATCCGCGGCTCACGGAAGTGATTGGGCATCCCTGCGATATCGTGCCATTGCAGGACGGGCGTGCGGTTCTCGTCTACGGCTACCGGCACGCCCCCTATGGCATCCGGGCGCGCCTGCTGGAGGATCCCTTCGCCGATCCCGCAACCGCGCCCGAATTCGTTGTTCGCGACGACGGCCCCGGTCCCGATCTCGGTTATCCCTGGGGCTGTCAATTGGCGGATGGACGCGTACTGCTGGTCTATTACTTCGCCGATGCCGACGGTGCCCGGCACATTGCCGGCTCGATCCTCGGGGTGGGTTAG
- the lrp gene encoding leucine-responsive transcriptional regulator Lrp, translating to MERRVDRIDLRILDELQRDGRLTNVELARRVGLSPTPCLERVRRLERDGYIRGYQAVLDPHLLDAGLLVFLEVSIDRTSPEAFQAFAAAVAEREEILECHMVAGGFDYLVKVRVRDMQAYREFLGRTLAELPGIRETRTYVVMEEVKAGGRLSVPAGD from the coding sequence ATGGAGCGCAGGGTCGACCGCATAGATCTGCGGATCCTGGACGAACTCCAACGCGACGGCCGGCTGACCAATGTGGAGTTGGCCCGCCGGGTGGGGTTGAGCCCCACCCCATGCCTGGAGCGCGTGCGCCGGCTGGAGCGCGATGGATACATCCGCGGCTACCAAGCGGTCCTGGACCCGCACCTTTTGGACGCCGGGCTGCTGGTGTTTCTGGAGGTCTCGATCGACCGCACCTCGCCGGAAGCGTTCCAGGCCTTTGCCGCGGCCGTGGCGGAGCGGGAGGAGATCCTGGAATGCCACATGGTTGCGGGCGGCTTCGACTATTTGGTGAAGGTCCGCGTGCGCGATATGCAGGCGTACCGGGAATTCCTGGGGCGCACGTTGGCCGAGCTGCCGGGCATCCGCGAGACGCGGACTTACGTGGTCATGGAGGAGGTCAAGGCCGGTGGGCGATTGTCCGTGCCGGCCGGGGATTGA
- a CDS encoding CaiB/BaiF CoA-transferase family protein yields the protein MAGPLSHLRVLDLSRVLAGPWCAQTLADLGAEVVKVERPGSGDDTRTWGPPWAKTPDGEPTRESAYYLCVNRGKRSVTIDFERPEGRDLVLRLAETSDVLIENYKVGGLRKYGLDWEAVRKVNPRLVYCSITGFGQTGPYAQRAGYDFIVQGMGGLMSVTGMPAGTPGGEPVKVGVAVADLFTGMYATVAVLAALAHRDRTGEGQHIDLALLDAQVAMMSSQAMNYLVGGRVPGRQGNGHPNIVPYQALPASDGQIILAIGNDGQFARFCEIAGRPDVAKDPRFATNPARVANRDALIGILEDITRTRSAKAWVDSLSNAGVPCGPINDLAGVFADPQVQARGMRRDLPHPVAGTVPTVANPIRYSATPIVHDKAPPLLGADTDEVLAERLGLTMEQIAALRDVGVV from the coding sequence ATGGCAGGTCCCCTCTCCCACCTCCGCGTGCTCGACCTCAGCCGTGTCCTGGCCGGCCCCTGGTGCGCGCAGACCCTGGCCGACCTGGGTGCCGAGGTCGTCAAGGTCGAACGCCCCGGTTCCGGCGACGACACCCGCACCTGGGGACCGCCCTGGGCCAAAACCCCGGACGGCGAACCCACCCGCGAGAGCGCGTATTACCTGTGCGTCAACCGGGGCAAGCGGTCGGTCACCATCGACTTCGAGCGGCCGGAGGGGCGCGACCTCGTCCTGCGTCTGGCCGAAACCTCCGACGTCCTGATCGAGAACTACAAGGTCGGAGGATTGCGCAAGTACGGGCTCGACTGGGAGGCGGTGCGCAAGGTCAATCCCCGGCTGGTCTATTGTTCCATCACCGGGTTCGGACAGACCGGCCCCTACGCCCAGCGCGCAGGCTACGACTTCATCGTCCAGGGAATGGGCGGGCTGATGAGCGTCACCGGCATGCCGGCGGGCACACCCGGTGGCGAGCCGGTCAAGGTGGGCGTCGCGGTCGCCGACCTGTTCACCGGCATGTACGCCACGGTGGCCGTCCTGGCGGCGCTGGCCCACCGGGACCGCACCGGAGAGGGGCAGCACATCGATCTGGCGCTGCTGGACGCCCAGGTGGCGATGATGTCCAGCCAAGCCATGAACTATCTGGTCGGCGGGCGGGTGCCGGGACGGCAGGGCAACGGCCACCCGAACATCGTGCCCTACCAGGCCCTCCCGGCCAGCGACGGCCAGATCATCCTGGCCATCGGCAACGACGGCCAATTCGCCCGGTTCTGCGAGATCGCCGGCCGCCCCGATGTGGCCAAGGATCCGCGCTTCGCCACCAACCCCGCACGGGTGGCCAACCGTGACGCACTGATCGGGATTCTGGAGGACATCACCCGCACCCGCAGCGCCAAGGCGTGGGTCGACAGCTTGTCGAATGCGGGTGTGCCGTGTGGCCCCATCAACGATCTGGCCGGTGTTTTCGCCGATCCCCAGGTCCAGGCGCGCGGCATGCGGCGCGACCTTCCGCACCCGGTCGCGGGCACCGTGCCGACGGTGGCGAACCCGATCCGCTATTCCGCAACGCCGATCGTCCACGACAAGGCGCCGCCGCTCCTGGGTGCCGACACCGACGAGGTGCTGGCCGAACGGTTGGGACTGACGATGGAGCAGATCGCAGCGCTGCGCGACGTGGGCGTGGTGTAG
- a CDS encoding tripartite tricarboxylate transporter permease has protein sequence MEILDNLATGFGVALTPVNLLYCFVGALIGTLIGVLPGIGPVATVAMLLPITFYLPPVSALIMLAGIYYGAQYGGSTTAILVNLPGESSSVVTCLDGYRMARQGRAGAALAVAALGSLFAGCVATLILVVAAPPLAEVALLFGPAEYFSLMVLGLVAAVVLAQGSLTKALAMIALGLLLGMVGTDVNSGAQRLTFGRPELSDGIGFVPLAMGLFAVAEIIRNLEEPAARGVLHERISRLWPSRDDFRRAWPATLRGTAIGSALGILPGGGALLSAFAAYMVEKRIADDPSRFGRGAVEGVAAPESANNAGAQTSFIPLLTLGIPSNAVMALMAGAMTIHGIQPGPQVMTSRPDLFWGMITSMWIGNLMLVVINLPLIRVWVMLLKIPYRLLYPAILLFCCIGVYSLNNSAFEVLLMVLFGLLGYTFLKWGCEPAPLLLAFILGPLMEENLRRAMLLSRGDPVVFVSRPLSATLLAVAAALLLMVLLPTIKKGRREAFRE, from the coding sequence ATGGAGATTCTCGACAATCTCGCCACCGGGTTCGGCGTCGCGCTGACGCCGGTGAACCTGCTCTACTGCTTCGTCGGCGCGCTGATCGGCACATTGATCGGCGTCCTGCCGGGTATCGGCCCGGTTGCAACGGTGGCCATGCTGCTGCCCATCACCTTCTATCTGCCGCCGGTCTCGGCCCTGATCATGCTGGCGGGCATCTACTATGGGGCGCAGTACGGCGGTTCCACCACCGCGATCCTGGTGAACCTTCCCGGTGAAAGCTCGTCCGTCGTGACCTGCCTGGACGGTTACCGGATGGCCCGCCAGGGCCGGGCCGGGGCGGCGTTGGCGGTGGCGGCGCTCGGGTCGCTGTTCGCCGGCTGCGTGGCCACGCTCATCCTGGTGGTCGCGGCCCCGCCCCTGGCGGAGGTTGCGCTGCTGTTCGGCCCGGCCGAGTACTTTTCGCTGATGGTGCTGGGGCTCGTCGCCGCGGTGGTGCTCGCCCAAGGATCGCTGACCAAGGCCCTGGCCATGATCGCGCTCGGCCTTCTGCTCGGCATGGTCGGCACGGACGTGAATTCCGGCGCCCAGCGCCTGACCTTCGGCCGGCCGGAACTCTCGGACGGCATTGGTTTCGTGCCGCTGGCGATGGGCCTTTTCGCGGTGGCGGAAATCATCCGGAACCTGGAGGAGCCGGCGGCCCGCGGCGTGCTGCACGAGCGCATCTCGCGCCTGTGGCCGTCGCGCGACGATTTCCGGCGCGCATGGCCCGCCACCTTGCGCGGCACCGCCATCGGGTCGGCCTTGGGCATCCTGCCCGGCGGCGGGGCGCTTTTGTCCGCCTTCGCGGCGTACATGGTCGAAAAGCGGATCGCGGACGACCCGTCGCGCTTCGGCCGGGGCGCGGTGGAGGGCGTGGCGGCGCCGGAGTCGGCGAACAACGCCGGAGCCCAGACCTCGTTCATTCCGCTGCTGACCCTCGGCATTCCGTCGAACGCCGTCATGGCGCTGATGGCGGGCGCAATGACCATCCACGGCATCCAGCCCGGCCCGCAGGTGATGACGTCGCGGCCGGACCTGTTCTGGGGCATGATCACCAGCATGTGGATCGGCAACCTGATGCTGGTCGTCATCAACCTGCCCCTGATCCGGGTCTGGGTCATGTTGCTGAAGATCCCGTACCGGCTGCTGTACCCGGCGATTCTCCTGTTTTGCTGCATCGGGGTGTACAGCCTGAACAACAGCGCCTTCGAAGTGCTGCTGATGGTGCTGTTCGGTCTTCTCGGCTACACGTTCCTCAAATGGGGCTGCGAACCCGCGCCGCTGCTGCTGGCCTTCATCCTCGGCCCGCTGATGGAGGAGAACCTGCGGCGGGCCATGCTGCTGTCGCGCGGCGATCCCGTCGTTTTCGTCAGCCGGCCGCTGAGCGCCACGCTGCTGGCCGTCGCCGCCGCCCTGCTGCTCATGGTACTGCTGCCGACGATCAAGAAAGGGCGCCGGGAGGCGTTCCGGGAGTGA
- the putA gene encoding bifunctional proline dehydrogenase/L-glutamate gamma-semialdehyde dehydrogenase PutA, protein MTAAIAPAPSTAVRPDLGPVAADAFPAEHAAVEQLRTQARLPVETAARVEADALELAEAIRAKSGDRLGVETFLATYSLSTAEGVALMCLAEALLRIPDRHTVDALIGDRLGEGEWDARLGGKSSVFMNASAWGLALTGRLLQWDGGTDAGSTLRRMIARLGKPVVRTALETAMRLMGKQFVMGETIEQALRRGQDAPPGTTHSFDMLGEAARTQADAERYWQSYSDAIAAIRRRCDGQDPTRNPGISVKLSALHPRYEAAKRDRVLRELLPRTVELARQAKDAGINFTIDAEEADRLILSLELFERLARDPTLAGWDGLGLAVQAYQKRALAVAGWLDELSADTNRRFMVRLVKGAYWDTEIKRAQERGLPDYPVFTRKAATDISYRACAARLLAAEGRIYPQFATHNPRTALEIMALAGKRRDYEFQKLHGMGDSLYELLRERHGAALRLRVYAPVGDHKDLLPYLVRRLLENGANTSFVHQVADPAAPLQAIVADPVRAVGEGEAALPPPAALYPDRRNSAGLDLSDLGVLGGIARQVADDRAAAPADGPGAVYEPGDRSRVVGHQPDMDAMEAADAVARAHAAYRQWDAQPANARAEVLERAADLMEDARTELMSLLIREGGKTIPDALAEVREAVDFCRYYAVRARAEFGTPIPLPGPTGERNTLRLSGRGVFVCISPWNFPLAIFIGQVAAALAAGNAVVAKPAEQTPLIARRAVGILHRAGVPTDVLHLVSGPGETVGAALVGDPRVAGIAFTGSTETAKRIARSIAAGDGPIIPLIAETGGVNAMVADSSALAEQLVGDVVTSAFHSAGQRCSACRVLLVQDSVADKVTEMLAGAMAELVVGDPGDPATDLGPVIDAEAQAQLNRYATELKSAGRTIAEIPLPPSASKGTFVAPLAVEVPLSKLPTREVFGPVLHVARWTPDTLGQALDAVAGTGYGLTLGIHSRVERFWRQVADRVPVGNVYVNRSMIGAVVGVQPFGGNGLSGTGPKAGGPHYLPRFAKETTLSVNTAAIGGDVALMAGG, encoded by the coding sequence ATGACCGCCGCCATCGCCCCGGCACCCTCCACGGCCGTCCGCCCGGACCTCGGCCCCGTGGCCGCGGACGCCTTCCCGGCCGAACATGCGGCCGTGGAACAACTGCGGACACAGGCTCGCCTGCCGGTGGAGACGGCGGCCCGCGTCGAAGCCGATGCGCTGGAATTGGCGGAAGCCATCCGTGCGAAAAGCGGCGACCGGCTTGGCGTCGAGACGTTCCTGGCGACCTACAGCCTGTCCACGGCCGAGGGCGTGGCGTTGATGTGCTTGGCCGAGGCGCTGTTGCGCATCCCCGACCGCCACACCGTGGACGCGCTGATCGGCGACCGCTTGGGCGAGGGCGAGTGGGACGCCCGGCTGGGTGGCAAGTCCTCGGTCTTCATGAACGCCTCGGCCTGGGGCCTGGCCCTGACCGGGCGCCTGCTGCAATGGGATGGCGGCACCGATGCCGGGAGCACCCTGCGCCGCATGATCGCGCGCCTCGGCAAGCCCGTCGTCCGCACGGCGTTGGAAACCGCCATGCGCCTGATGGGCAAGCAGTTCGTCATGGGCGAAACGATCGAGCAGGCGTTGCGGCGCGGACAGGACGCCCCGCCGGGCACCACGCACAGCTTCGACATGCTGGGCGAGGCCGCCCGGACCCAGGCCGACGCCGAACGCTACTGGCAGAGCTATTCCGATGCCATTGCCGCGATCCGGCGACGCTGCGACGGGCAGGACCCGACCCGCAACCCCGGCATCTCGGTGAAGCTGTCGGCGCTGCATCCCCGCTACGAGGCCGCCAAGCGCGACCGCGTCCTGCGCGAACTGCTGCCGCGCACGGTGGAACTGGCCCGCCAGGCCAAGGACGCCGGCATCAACTTCACCATCGACGCGGAGGAGGCCGACCGGCTGATCCTGTCGCTGGAACTCTTCGAGCGTCTGGCACGGGATCCGACGCTTGCCGGCTGGGACGGGCTCGGCCTCGCGGTGCAGGCCTACCAGAAACGGGCCCTGGCGGTGGCGGGCTGGCTGGACGAGCTGTCCGCGGACACGAACCGCCGCTTCATGGTCCGCCTGGTGAAGGGCGCGTACTGGGATACCGAGATCAAACGGGCCCAGGAGCGGGGCCTCCCCGACTATCCGGTGTTCACGCGCAAGGCCGCGACGGACATTTCCTACCGCGCGTGCGCCGCACGCCTGCTGGCGGCCGAGGGCCGGATCTACCCGCAGTTCGCCACCCACAATCCCCGCACCGCGCTGGAGATCATGGCACTCGCCGGCAAACGCCGCGACTACGAGTTCCAGAAGCTGCACGGCATGGGAGACTCCCTCTACGAGCTGCTGCGCGAACGGCATGGCGCGGCCTTGCGCCTGCGCGTCTACGCACCCGTGGGCGATCACAAGGACCTGTTGCCCTATCTGGTCCGCCGCCTGCTGGAGAACGGCGCCAACACCTCGTTCGTGCATCAGGTCGCCGATCCGGCCGCCCCGTTGCAGGCGATCGTCGCAGACCCGGTCCGCGCCGTGGGCGAGGGCGAAGCCGCCCTGCCCCCACCGGCCGCCCTCTACCCGGACCGCCGCAACTCCGCCGGGCTCGACCTTTCCGATCTTGGCGTACTGGGCGGGATCGCGCGGCAGGTCGCCGACGACCGCGCAGCGGCCCCCGCCGATGGTCCGGGGGCGGTGTACGAGCCGGGTGACCGCAGCCGTGTCGTCGGCCACCAGCCCGACATGGACGCCATGGAAGCCGCCGACGCCGTGGCCCGCGCCCATGCCGCATACCGCCAGTGGGATGCACAGCCGGCGAATGCCCGCGCGGAGGTGCTGGAACGGGCCGCCGACCTGATGGAGGACGCGCGGACGGAACTGATGTCGTTGCTGATCCGCGAGGGCGGTAAGACCATCCCCGACGCCCTGGCCGAGGTCCGCGAGGCGGTGGATTTCTGCCGCTACTACGCCGTCCGTGCCCGCGCCGAGTTCGGCACGCCGATCCCGCTCCCCGGACCGACCGGCGAGCGCAACACGCTGCGCCTGTCCGGCCGCGGCGTCTTCGTCTGCATCAGCCCCTGGAACTTCCCGCTCGCCATCTTCATCGGACAGGTGGCGGCTGCGCTTGCCGCCGGGAACGCGGTCGTCGCCAAACCGGCGGAACAGACCCCGCTCATCGCCCGCCGGGCGGTGGGGATCCTGCACCGGGCCGGCGTGCCCACGGACGTTCTGCACCTGGTGTCCGGCCCCGGCGAAACCGTGGGTGCGGCACTGGTGGGTGACCCGCGCGTGGCGGGGATCGCCTTCACCGGATCGACCGAGACCGCCAAGCGGATCGCCCGGTCGATTGCCGCCGGCGACGGGCCGATCATTCCGCTGATCGCCGAGACCGGCGGCGTCAACGCCATGGTCGCCGACAGCTCGGCCCTGGCCGAGCAACTGGTGGGGGATGTGGTCACCTCGGCCTTCCACTCGGCGGGCCAGCGCTGCTCGGCCTGCCGGGTCCTGCTGGTGCAGGACAGCGTGGCCGACAAGGTGACCGAAATGCTGGCCGGCGCCATGGCCGAGCTGGTGGTCGGCGACCCCGGCGACCCCGCCACCGACCTGGGCCCGGTGATCGATGCCGAGGCGCAGGCGCAACTCAACCGCTATGCGACGGAGTTGAAGTCGGCCGGACGGACGATCGCGGAAATCCCCCTCCCCCCGTCTGCCTCCAAGGGCACCTTCGTCGCCCCGCTGGCGGTCGAGGTCCCGCTGTCGAAGCTCCCCACCCGCGAGGTGTTCGGCCCCGTCCTGCATGTGGCCCGCTGGACGCCCGACACGCTGGGTCAGGCCCTCGACGCCGTGGCCGGCACCGGCTACGGCCTGACGTTGGGCATCCACAGCCGGGTGGAGCGCTTCTGGCGTCAGGTGGCCGATCGCGTGCCGGTCGGGAACGTCTACGTCAACCGCTCGATGATCGGCGCGGTGGTCGGGGTGCAGCCCTTCGGCGGCAACGGCCTGTCCGGAACCGGCCCGAAAGCGGGCGGCCCGCATTATCTGCCGCGGTTCGCCAAGGAAACCACCCTGTCCGTCAACACGGCGGCCATTGGTGGCGACGTCGCTCTGATGGCTGGAGGCTGA